The proteins below come from a single Paramormyrops kingsleyae isolate MSU_618 chromosome 25, PKINGS_0.4, whole genome shotgun sequence genomic window:
- the LOC111853035 gene encoding NACHT, LRR and PYD domains-containing protein 3-like isoform X1, which yields MAHRSHEEVSLAGLLLDYLKELSGAQLKEFKFRLSTPVYKELKPIPWGQLEDIKDEPDIASIMRSFYCEDGALKVMLEILGKMNLNDLALRLNKDLQWSNEAGRELGDRTTGPCASVQMDDELQSKCDIQSKKYRDVQRQIKSRLKEKFQCIFETLPKQGKTIFLNDIYTELYITEAGNGGVNNEHAIRQIETEFWKNASPEHTIKCSDIFKPLPSQRKRIRTVLTRGIAGIGKTVSVQKFVLDWAEERENQDMDFVFTLPFRDLNRMKEKQCSLIQLIHRHFPEIKEMEKILWENLKTVFILDGLDECRLPLNFKDNETWSDATETTTVDVLLTNLITGNLLPSALLWITSRPAATNQIPPDCIQQLTEVRGFNDAQKEEYFTKRFSNKVLGNKIFEHIKTSRTLFIMCHIPIFCWISAAVLEKLIDEEVNNEIPQTLTQMYTHFLLIQISLKKQKYQGNYVRNSKLLLKEDKEMILKLGELSFHGLEKGKLIFYEDDLESYGIDVRDASVYSHLCTEIFIEESKFYQEKAYCFIHLTFQEYLAALYAVYKFTQENKNVLHPYYGVEKQEQCEVTNKHDVKEEKNNIFQMCKFIHRLSKRKRASLPTLHKSAIYLALLSENGHLDLFLRFLLGFSLESNQTLLEGLLTSTRNANWSAKVTVKYIKKTIKVDYPPDRIINFFHCLNELNDHSLVAEIQTYLKARNLTDTKLEPYQCSALSFVLLTKEDVLEDFDFKAYGDAIICLERLLPVLKICRNAMLDSCNLRDSSFELVASALKVTNHVRELNLSYNVLRDTGLTFLARQLSSPHCRLQTLRLSSCYITKVGCEILASALSLNASHLRELDLSYNDVGDGGVRVLCAELIRAGCKLEKLKLGNCCLTEVCCGDLALLLRFELRELELRDNDLKDSGVKLLCGGLEDPKCGLQRLGLSGCWVTEEGCVFLSQALHSNPSHLRELDLSYNHPGDSGLTMISAVQEDPSCVLEKLFDDHCGEDRDKPGLQKYFCSISLDPLTAHMCLSLSDGDRTVTCEDIWTERYPNHPDWFQNEIQVMSRESLSSRCYWEVRVRGRVEVGVAYPGFPWKYDSPGNKKSWLLHCFGMGDNSLCHIRKRARLQRLPFDLETLGVYLDFQAGTLSFYKVSPDTKTHLYSYSIAFTEQPHALIRLTLPASASLHNI from the exons ATGGCTCACCGTTCCCATGAAGAG GTCTCGCTCGCTGGCCTCTTGCTGGATTACCTGAAGGAGCTCAGTGGTGCCCAGCTGAAGGAGTTTAAATTTAGACTGAGTACCCCAGTATATAAAGAGTTAAAGCCCATTCCTTGGGGTCAGCTGGAGGACATTAAAGATGAACCGGACATCGCCTCCATAATGAGAAGTTTCTACTGTGAAGACGGTGCTCTCAAAGTCATGCTTGAAATCCTGGGGAAGATGAACCTGAATGACCTTGCTTTGAGACTTAATAAAGACCTGCAGTGGA GTAACGAGGCAGGAAGGGAGCTGGGTGACAGGACTACTGGCCCATG TGCCAGTGTGCAGATGGACGATGAGCTCCAATCTAAATGTGACATCCAGA GCAAGAAGTACAGAGACGTCCAAAGACAAATTAAAAGCAGACTAAAGGAGAAGTTTCAATGTATATTTGAGACATTACCAAAACAAGGGAAGACCATCTTCCTCAATGATATCTACACGGAGCTGTACATCACAGAAGCTGGGAATGGGGGAGTAAATAATGAACACGCGATCCGGCAGATTGAGACAGAATTCTGGAAAAATGCTTCCCCAGAACACACCATCAAATGCAGTGACATCTTCAAACCTCTCCCCAGCCAGAGGAAACGTATCAGAACCGTTCTGACTAGAGGTATCGCAGGTATTGGGAAAACGGTGTCTGTGCAAAAGTTTGTTCTTGACTGGGCAGAAGAAAGAGAAAATCAAGATATGGATTTTGTATTTACTCTTCCTTTCCGTGACCTAAATCGGATGAAGGAGAAGCAGTGTAGCCTCATTCAGCTCATTCATCGGCACTTTccagaaataaaagaaatggAAAAGATCTTGTGGGAGAACTTGAAGACTGTGTTTATCCTTGATGGCCTGGATGAATGCCGTCTTCCCCTTAATTTCAAAGACAATGAGACCTGGAGCGATGCAACAGAGACCACTACAGTTGATGTGCTGTTAACCAACCTTATCACAGGGAATCTCCttccctctgctctcctctggataacctcccggccagcagcaacCAATCAGATCCCGCCTGACTGCATCCAACAGCTGACAGAGGTACGGGGGTTTAATGATGCACAGAAGGAAGAAtacttcaccaaaaggttcAGCAACAAGGTCCTGGGCAACAAAATATTTGAGCACATTAAGACATCAAGGACCTTGTTCATCATGTGTCACATACCGAtcttctgctggatttcagcagCTGTACTTGAGAAACTAATAGATGAAGAAGTCAATAACGAAATACCCCAAACTCTGACCCAAATGTACACTCACTTCTTGCTCATTCAAATAAgccttaaaaaacaaaaatatcaaGGGAACTATGTGAGAAATTCCAAATTGTTGTTGAAGGAAGATAAAGAAATGATTCTTAAACTTGGTGAGCTCTCCTTTCATGGCTTGGAAAAGGGGAAACTGATATTTTATGAGGATGATCTAGAATCTTATGGCATTGATGTCCGTGATGCGTCTGTGTATTCTCATCTCTGCACGGAAATCTTTATTGAAGAGTCTAAATTCTACCAAGAAAAAGCATACTGTTTTATACACCTGACCTttcaggagtatctcgctgctctGTATGCCGTTTACAAATTCACACAAGAGAACAAAAATGTCCTGCACCCATACTATGGGGTAGAAAAGCAAGAACAATGTGAAGTGACAAATAAGCATGATGTcaaggaggaaaaaaacaatatttttcaaaTGTGCAAGTTTATACATCGTCTCTCCAAACGAAAAAGAGCCTCATTGCCTACTTTACACAAAAGTGCCATATACCTGGCCTTGTTGAGTGAAAACGGGCATCTGGACCTTTTTCTCCGTTTCCTTCTGGGCTTCTCACTAGAATCTAATCAGACTTTGCTTGAAGGTCTGCTGACATCAACAAGAAATGCAAACTGGAGTGCTAAGGTGACAGTCAAGTACATCAAGAAGACGATCAAGGTGGACTATCCTCCAGATAGGattattaattttttccacTGCCTGAATGAATTGAATGACCATTCACTAGTGGCGGAAATCCAGACTTACTTgaaagcaagaaatcttacagatACCAAACTGGAACCGTACCAGTGCTCAGCCCTCAGCTTTGTGTTACTTACAAAAGAGGATGTGCTGGAAGACTTTGACTTTAAGGCCTACGGGGATGCAATCATCTGTTTAGAGAGGTTATTACCAGTCCTGAAAATTTGCAGGAATGCCAT GCTAGACAGTTGTAATCTTAGAGATTCGTCATTTGAATTAGTGGCATCAGCTCTCAAAGTAACTAACCATGTGAGAGAGCTCAACCTGAGCTACAATGTGCTGCGGGATACAGGACTGACGTTTCTGGCTCGTCAACTGAGCAGTCCTCACTGCAGATTACAGACACTTCG GCTATCGAGCTGTTATATCACTAAGGTAGGCTGTGAGATCCTGGCCTCAGCTCTGAGCTTAAAcgcctcacacctgagagagctggatctgagctacaatgatGTAGGAGATGGTGGTGTGCGAGTGCTTTGTGCCGAATTGATCCGTGCAGGTTGTAAACTTGAGAAGTTGAA GTTGGGTAACTGCTGCCTCACAGAGGTGTGCTGTGGAGATCTGGCCTTACTGTTACGCTTTGAGCTGAGGGAGTTGGAACTGAGAGACAATGATCTcaaagactcaggagtgaaaTTACTTTGTGGTGGACTTGAAGATCCCAAGTGCGGACTACAGCGACTCGG ACTGTCAGGCTGTTgggtcacagaagaaggctgtgtTTTCCTGAGTCAAGCCCTTCattcaaacccctcacacctgagagagctggatctgagctacaatcacccggGTGACTCTGGACTGACAATGATCTCTGCTGTGcaggaggatcccagctgtgtACTGGAGAAGCTCTT TGACGACCATTGTGGAGAGGACAGAGACAAGCCAGGGCTGCAAAAAT ATTTCTGCAGTATCAGTCTGGATCCCCTAACTGCACACATGTGCTTGTCCCTATCTGATGGGGACCGAACAGTGACATGTGAAGACATATGGACAGAGAGGTATCCCAACCACCCAGATTGGTTTCAGAACGAAATACAAGTGATGTCCCGGGAGAGTCTTTCCAGCCGCTGCTATTGGGAGGTCAGGGTCAGAGGGCGTGTCGAAGTTGGGGTGGCGTACCCAGGATTCCCATGGAAGTATGATAGTCCTGGCAATAAGAAGTCTTGGCTTCTCCACTGCTTCGGTATGGGTGACAACTCACTTTGTCACATCAGGAAGAGAGCCCGCCTGCAGAGGCTGCCCTTTGACTTAGAGACTCTGGGCGTGTACTTGGACTTCCAGGCTGGCACCCTGTCCTTCTACAAGGTCTCCCCAGACACCAAGACCCACTTGTACTCATACAGCATTGCCTTCACTGAGCAGCCCCATGCGTTGATCCGCCTGACGCTCCCTGCCTCTGCCTCCCTGCACAATATTTGA
- the LOC111853035 gene encoding NACHT, LRR and PYD domains-containing protein 3-like isoform X2 produces MDDELQSKCDIQSKKYRDVQRQIKSRLKEKFQCIFETLPKQGKTIFLNDIYTELYITEAGNGGVNNEHAIRQIETEFWKNASPEHTIKCSDIFKPLPSQRKRIRTVLTRGIAGIGKTVSVQKFVLDWAEERENQDMDFVFTLPFRDLNRMKEKQCSLIQLIHRHFPEIKEMEKILWENLKTVFILDGLDECRLPLNFKDNETWSDATETTTVDVLLTNLITGNLLPSALLWITSRPAATNQIPPDCIQQLTEVRGFNDAQKEEYFTKRFSNKVLGNKIFEHIKTSRTLFIMCHIPIFCWISAAVLEKLIDEEVNNEIPQTLTQMYTHFLLIQISLKKQKYQGNYVRNSKLLLKEDKEMILKLGELSFHGLEKGKLIFYEDDLESYGIDVRDASVYSHLCTEIFIEESKFYQEKAYCFIHLTFQEYLAALYAVYKFTQENKNVLHPYYGVEKQEQCEVTNKHDVKEEKNNIFQMCKFIHRLSKRKRASLPTLHKSAIYLALLSENGHLDLFLRFLLGFSLESNQTLLEGLLTSTRNANWSAKVTVKYIKKTIKVDYPPDRIINFFHCLNELNDHSLVAEIQTYLKARNLTDTKLEPYQCSALSFVLLTKEDVLEDFDFKAYGDAIICLERLLPVLKICRNAMLDSCNLRDSSFELVASALKVTNHVRELNLSYNVLRDTGLTFLARQLSSPHCRLQTLRLSSCYITKVGCEILASALSLNASHLRELDLSYNDVGDGGVRVLCAELIRAGCKLEKLKLGNCCLTEVCCGDLALLLRFELRELELRDNDLKDSGVKLLCGGLEDPKCGLQRLGLSGCWVTEEGCVFLSQALHSNPSHLRELDLSYNHPGDSGLTMISAVQEDPSCVLEKLFDDHCGEDRDKPGLQKYFCSISLDPLTAHMCLSLSDGDRTVTCEDIWTERYPNHPDWFQNEIQVMSRESLSSRCYWEVRVRGRVEVGVAYPGFPWKYDSPGNKKSWLLHCFGMGDNSLCHIRKRARLQRLPFDLETLGVYLDFQAGTLSFYKVSPDTKTHLYSYSIAFTEQPHALIRLTLPASASLHNI; encoded by the exons ATGGACGATGAGCTCCAATCTAAATGTGACATCCAGA GCAAGAAGTACAGAGACGTCCAAAGACAAATTAAAAGCAGACTAAAGGAGAAGTTTCAATGTATATTTGAGACATTACCAAAACAAGGGAAGACCATCTTCCTCAATGATATCTACACGGAGCTGTACATCACAGAAGCTGGGAATGGGGGAGTAAATAATGAACACGCGATCCGGCAGATTGAGACAGAATTCTGGAAAAATGCTTCCCCAGAACACACCATCAAATGCAGTGACATCTTCAAACCTCTCCCCAGCCAGAGGAAACGTATCAGAACCGTTCTGACTAGAGGTATCGCAGGTATTGGGAAAACGGTGTCTGTGCAAAAGTTTGTTCTTGACTGGGCAGAAGAAAGAGAAAATCAAGATATGGATTTTGTATTTACTCTTCCTTTCCGTGACCTAAATCGGATGAAGGAGAAGCAGTGTAGCCTCATTCAGCTCATTCATCGGCACTTTccagaaataaaagaaatggAAAAGATCTTGTGGGAGAACTTGAAGACTGTGTTTATCCTTGATGGCCTGGATGAATGCCGTCTTCCCCTTAATTTCAAAGACAATGAGACCTGGAGCGATGCAACAGAGACCACTACAGTTGATGTGCTGTTAACCAACCTTATCACAGGGAATCTCCttccctctgctctcctctggataacctcccggccagcagcaacCAATCAGATCCCGCCTGACTGCATCCAACAGCTGACAGAGGTACGGGGGTTTAATGATGCACAGAAGGAAGAAtacttcaccaaaaggttcAGCAACAAGGTCCTGGGCAACAAAATATTTGAGCACATTAAGACATCAAGGACCTTGTTCATCATGTGTCACATACCGAtcttctgctggatttcagcagCTGTACTTGAGAAACTAATAGATGAAGAAGTCAATAACGAAATACCCCAAACTCTGACCCAAATGTACACTCACTTCTTGCTCATTCAAATAAgccttaaaaaacaaaaatatcaaGGGAACTATGTGAGAAATTCCAAATTGTTGTTGAAGGAAGATAAAGAAATGATTCTTAAACTTGGTGAGCTCTCCTTTCATGGCTTGGAAAAGGGGAAACTGATATTTTATGAGGATGATCTAGAATCTTATGGCATTGATGTCCGTGATGCGTCTGTGTATTCTCATCTCTGCACGGAAATCTTTATTGAAGAGTCTAAATTCTACCAAGAAAAAGCATACTGTTTTATACACCTGACCTttcaggagtatctcgctgctctGTATGCCGTTTACAAATTCACACAAGAGAACAAAAATGTCCTGCACCCATACTATGGGGTAGAAAAGCAAGAACAATGTGAAGTGACAAATAAGCATGATGTcaaggaggaaaaaaacaatatttttcaaaTGTGCAAGTTTATACATCGTCTCTCCAAACGAAAAAGAGCCTCATTGCCTACTTTACACAAAAGTGCCATATACCTGGCCTTGTTGAGTGAAAACGGGCATCTGGACCTTTTTCTCCGTTTCCTTCTGGGCTTCTCACTAGAATCTAATCAGACTTTGCTTGAAGGTCTGCTGACATCAACAAGAAATGCAAACTGGAGTGCTAAGGTGACAGTCAAGTACATCAAGAAGACGATCAAGGTGGACTATCCTCCAGATAGGattattaattttttccacTGCCTGAATGAATTGAATGACCATTCACTAGTGGCGGAAATCCAGACTTACTTgaaagcaagaaatcttacagatACCAAACTGGAACCGTACCAGTGCTCAGCCCTCAGCTTTGTGTTACTTACAAAAGAGGATGTGCTGGAAGACTTTGACTTTAAGGCCTACGGGGATGCAATCATCTGTTTAGAGAGGTTATTACCAGTCCTGAAAATTTGCAGGAATGCCAT GCTAGACAGTTGTAATCTTAGAGATTCGTCATTTGAATTAGTGGCATCAGCTCTCAAAGTAACTAACCATGTGAGAGAGCTCAACCTGAGCTACAATGTGCTGCGGGATACAGGACTGACGTTTCTGGCTCGTCAACTGAGCAGTCCTCACTGCAGATTACAGACACTTCG GCTATCGAGCTGTTATATCACTAAGGTAGGCTGTGAGATCCTGGCCTCAGCTCTGAGCTTAAAcgcctcacacctgagagagctggatctgagctacaatgatGTAGGAGATGGTGGTGTGCGAGTGCTTTGTGCCGAATTGATCCGTGCAGGTTGTAAACTTGAGAAGTTGAA GTTGGGTAACTGCTGCCTCACAGAGGTGTGCTGTGGAGATCTGGCCTTACTGTTACGCTTTGAGCTGAGGGAGTTGGAACTGAGAGACAATGATCTcaaagactcaggagtgaaaTTACTTTGTGGTGGACTTGAAGATCCCAAGTGCGGACTACAGCGACTCGG ACTGTCAGGCTGTTgggtcacagaagaaggctgtgtTTTCCTGAGTCAAGCCCTTCattcaaacccctcacacctgagagagctggatctgagctacaatcacccggGTGACTCTGGACTGACAATGATCTCTGCTGTGcaggaggatcccagctgtgtACTGGAGAAGCTCTT TGACGACCATTGTGGAGAGGACAGAGACAAGCCAGGGCTGCAAAAAT ATTTCTGCAGTATCAGTCTGGATCCCCTAACTGCACACATGTGCTTGTCCCTATCTGATGGGGACCGAACAGTGACATGTGAAGACATATGGACAGAGAGGTATCCCAACCACCCAGATTGGTTTCAGAACGAAATACAAGTGATGTCCCGGGAGAGTCTTTCCAGCCGCTGCTATTGGGAGGTCAGGGTCAGAGGGCGTGTCGAAGTTGGGGTGGCGTACCCAGGATTCCCATGGAAGTATGATAGTCCTGGCAATAAGAAGTCTTGGCTTCTCCACTGCTTCGGTATGGGTGACAACTCACTTTGTCACATCAGGAAGAGAGCCCGCCTGCAGAGGCTGCCCTTTGACTTAGAGACTCTGGGCGTGTACTTGGACTTCCAGGCTGGCACCCTGTCCTTCTACAAGGTCTCCCCAGACACCAAGACCCACTTGTACTCATACAGCATTGCCTTCACTGAGCAGCCCCATGCGTTGATCCGCCTGACGCTCCCTGCCTCTGCCTCCCTGCACAATATTTGA